In Drosophila yakuba strain Tai18E2 chromosome 2R, Prin_Dyak_Tai18E2_2.1, whole genome shotgun sequence, a single genomic region encodes these proteins:
- the LOC6530834 gene encoding arginyl-tRNA--protein transferase 1 isoform X2 has translation MSVSIVQYYGSQQSKCGYCAGANCSLSHGMHAYRLDCQDYQDLIDRGWRRCGNYCYKLRNQETCCPCYTIKCDGLEFKLSKSNKRILRRMNRFLRDGKRESKPETGDGEADADDAIGAPEVTASEPQPQLPDKSPTVINVDHVASLATAQKKPTKQATASAVEAPTLGSNKSAAPISNKPCKKAKQMRLDRRRAKLGEAASVSTKSISQEKTLRDFLHSDSATNKHQLKLRLVHVHDDEFRRTLPQSFALYKKYQISIHNDPPKDQAAYKDHLQSTPMKNEKPSDGPEMGYGSFHQQYWLDDKLIAVGVIDILPGCVSSVYFFYDPDYSFLSLGTYGSLREIDLVQSLAENVHALKYYYMGFYIHSCPKMRYKGKLSASYLLCPETYKWLSLTDVIRAKLDEHKYQRLNEDPADKDVNEFLAEHLDEVMLLLDAQTCTDYKHYKQLQGADCDVDTIIEYSKLVGKACARRMLYVNML, from the exons ATGAGCGTCAGCATTGTGCAGTACTATGGCAGCCAGCAGAGCAAGTGCGGCTACTGCGCGGGAGCGAACTGCAGCCTGTCACACG GTATGCACGCCTATCGGCTGGACTGCCAGGACTACCAGGACCTCATCGATCGCGGCTGGCGGCGGTGCGGCAACTACTGCTACAAGCTGCGCAACCAGGAGACCTGCTGCCCCTGCTACACGATCAAATGCGACGGCCTGGAGTTCAAGCTCTCCAAGTCAAACAAGCGCATTCTGCGCCGCATGAATCGATTTTTGCGCGACGGCAAGCGGGAGTCCAAACCGGAAACTGGCGACGGGGAAGCCGATGCCGATGACGCCATAGGAGCACCCGAGGTCACGGCCAGCGAACCGCAGCCCCAGTTGCCCGATAAGAGTCCCACTGTTATCAATGTCGATCACGTTGCGTCGCTGGCAACAGCTCAGAAGAAGCCGACCAAACAGGCAACTGCTTCAGCGGTGGAAGCACCCACCCTGGGGTCCAACAAAT CGGCAGCACCGATCTCAAACAAGCCGTGCAAGAAGGCCAAGCAGATGCGACTGGATCGTCGGCGAGCCAAGCTGGGAGAAGCGGCCTCAGTCTCAACGAAATCCATTTCCCAGGAGAAGACTCTTCGCGACTTCTTGCACTCGGACAGCGCGACTAACAAGCATCAGCTAAAG CTGCGATTGGTGCACGTTCATGACGACGAATTCAGGCGGACCCTGCCCCAGAGTTTTGCGCTCTACAAGAAGTATCAGATATCGATACACAACGATCCGCCAAAGGATCAGGCCGCCTACAAGGACCATCTGCAGTCGACCCCCATGAAG AATGAGAAACCCAGCGATGGTCCTGAAATGGGCTACGGCTCGTTCCATCAACAGTACTGGCTGGACGACAAGCTGATTGCCGTGGGCGTTATTGACATTCTGCCCGGTTGCGTAAGCTCGGTGTACTTTTTCTACGATCCGGACTATAGCTTTCTATCGCTTGGCACATATGGTTCACTCAG GGAAATTGACTTGGTGCAATCGCTCGCCGAGAATGTACATGCTCTAAAGTATTACTATATGGGCTTCTACATACACTCCTGCCCCAAAATGCGCTACAAGGGCAAGTTGTCCGCCTCCTATTTGCTTTGCCCGGAAACTTACAAATGGCTATCGCTTACCGATG TCATTCGTGCGAAGCTAGACGAACATAAGTACCAACGCTTAAACGAAGATCCTGCAGATAAGGATGTGAATGAGTTCTTGGCGGAGCATTTAGACGAAGTTATGCTGCTGTTGGATGCCCAAACCTGCACCGACTACAAGCACTACAAGCAG cTTCAGGGCGCAGACTGCGATGTCGATACAATTATTGAGTACAGCAAGCTGGTGGGAAAAGCGTGTGCCCGTCGCATGCTATACGTGAATATGTTGTGA
- the LOC6530834 gene encoding arginyl-tRNA--protein transferase 1 isoform X1, protein MSVSIVQYYGSQQSKCGYCAGANCSLSHGMHAYRLDCQDYQDLIDRGWRRCGNYCYKLRNQETCCPCYTIKCDGLEFKLSKSNKRILRRMNRFLRDGKRESKPETGDGEADADDAIGAPEVTASEPQPQLPDKSPTVINVDHVASLATAQKKPTKQATASAVEAPTLGSNKSAAPISNKPCKKAKQMRLDRRRAKLGEAASVSTKSISQEKTLRDFLHSDSATNKHQLKIVLVASSDTERTCADAVIALYRKYQITIHNDNPARLTLASMQRFLVKSPLKNEKPSDGPEMGYGSFHQQYWLDDKLIAVGVIDILPGCVSSVYFFYDPDYSFLSLGTYGSLREIDLVQSLAENVHALKYYYMGFYIHSCPKMRYKGKLSASYLLCPETYKWLSLTDVIRAKLDEHKYQRLNEDPADKDVNEFLAEHLDEVMLLLDAQTCTDYKHYKQLQGADCDVDTIIEYSKLVGKACARRMLYVNML, encoded by the exons ATGAGCGTCAGCATTGTGCAGTACTATGGCAGCCAGCAGAGCAAGTGCGGCTACTGCGCGGGAGCGAACTGCAGCCTGTCACACG GTATGCACGCCTATCGGCTGGACTGCCAGGACTACCAGGACCTCATCGATCGCGGCTGGCGGCGGTGCGGCAACTACTGCTACAAGCTGCGCAACCAGGAGACCTGCTGCCCCTGCTACACGATCAAATGCGACGGCCTGGAGTTCAAGCTCTCCAAGTCAAACAAGCGCATTCTGCGCCGCATGAATCGATTTTTGCGCGACGGCAAGCGGGAGTCCAAACCGGAAACTGGCGACGGGGAAGCCGATGCCGATGACGCCATAGGAGCACCCGAGGTCACGGCCAGCGAACCGCAGCCCCAGTTGCCCGATAAGAGTCCCACTGTTATCAATGTCGATCACGTTGCGTCGCTGGCAACAGCTCAGAAGAAGCCGACCAAACAGGCAACTGCTTCAGCGGTGGAAGCACCCACCCTGGGGTCCAACAAAT CGGCAGCACCGATCTCAAACAAGCCGTGCAAGAAGGCCAAGCAGATGCGACTGGATCGTCGGCGAGCCAAGCTGGGAGAAGCGGCCTCAGTCTCAACGAAATCCATTTCCCAGGAGAAGACTCTTCGCGACTTCTTGCACTCGGACAGCGCGACTAACAAGCATCAGCTAAAG ATCGTTTTGGTCGCTTCCTCAGACACAGAGCGTACTTGTGCCGATGCAGTGATCGCGTTGTATCGCAAATACCAAATAACCATTCACAATGATAACCCCGCACGCCTCACCCTAGCTAGTATGCAGCGGTTCTTGGTTAAATCACCTCTTAAG AATGAGAAACCCAGCGATGGTCCTGAAATGGGCTACGGCTCGTTCCATCAACAGTACTGGCTGGACGACAAGCTGATTGCCGTGGGCGTTATTGACATTCTGCCCGGTTGCGTAAGCTCGGTGTACTTTTTCTACGATCCGGACTATAGCTTTCTATCGCTTGGCACATATGGTTCACTCAG GGAAATTGACTTGGTGCAATCGCTCGCCGAGAATGTACATGCTCTAAAGTATTACTATATGGGCTTCTACATACACTCCTGCCCCAAAATGCGCTACAAGGGCAAGTTGTCCGCCTCCTATTTGCTTTGCCCGGAAACTTACAAATGGCTATCGCTTACCGATG TCATTCGTGCGAAGCTAGACGAACATAAGTACCAACGCTTAAACGAAGATCCTGCAGATAAGGATGTGAATGAGTTCTTGGCGGAGCATTTAGACGAAGTTATGCTGCTGTTGGATGCCCAAACCTGCACCGACTACAAGCACTACAAGCAG cTTCAGGGCGCAGACTGCGATGTCGATACAATTATTGAGTACAGCAAGCTGGTGGGAAAAGCGTGTGCCCGTCGCATGCTATACGTGAATATGTTGTGA
- the LOC6530835 gene encoding sialin: MAFMPCFYVPKRINLAIMLFMACLLSYMMRVNLSINIIAMVEDTSAHENGTEVEALPDYGPRYNWTQSDQALLLGAYFYGYMITSLPAGTLAEMLGARNVAGYSCLLAGILTALTPAAAAWDKYAVFAVRFLIGFLNGVVYPCCHSLVSKWSPPDEKGKFVASLMGGTFGTVITWPISGVIIENLGWDWAFYIVGIFVLVVVAIWFYLVADTPAQHSTISLKEREYIESSLGDTLSNKKKWPPYKELVLSLPFWSLMMLHYGSMWGLFFLITATPKFLSEVLGFNLSSAGFLSSLPHVARLLCAFGFGAVADWIRRRGWLSVTRMRKAFCLPSHILPGVMLIILAYFGRDPYVCVAIMTISLGFNGAATASNLANSQDLAPNYAGTLYGIINCVGTTPGIFSPLIVAAFTKNENTIDQWHWVFIIGAAAYILPALFFWVFGSGKIQKWNEVQTTESREDIVNTKL, encoded by the exons ATGGCCTTCATGCCGTGCT TCTATGTGCCCAAGCGGATCAACCTGGCGATCATGCTCTTCATGGCCTGCCTGCTCAGCTACATGATGCGGGTGAATCTCTCGATCAACATCATCGCCATGGTGGAGGACACGAGCGCCCACGAGAATGGAACGGAAGTGGAGGCGCTGCCCGAT TATGGACCGCGCTATAACTGGACGCAATCGGATCAGGCTTTGCTGCTGGGCGCCTACTTCTATGGCTACATGATCACCTCATTGCCCGCCGGCACTCTGGCCGAGATGCTGGGCGCCAGAAATGTGGCTGGCTACAGTTGCCTGCTGGCCGGCATCCTGACGGCTTTGACACCGGCTGCAGCTGCGTGGGACAAATATGCGGTGTTTGCCGTGCGCTTCCTGATCGGCTTCCTCAATGGTGTGGTGTATCCGTGCTGCCACAGCCTGGTGTCCAAGTGGTCGCCACCGGATGAGAAGGGCAAGTTTGTGGCCTCGCTGATGGGCGGCACCTTTGGCACTGTCATCACGTGGCCCATCAGCGGCGTGATCATCGAGAATCTGGGCTGGGACTGGGCCTTCTACATTGTGGGCATATTCGTGCTGGTTGTGGTCGCCATATGGTTCTACCTGGTGGCGGATACTCCGGCCCAGCACAGTACGATCAGTCTCAAGGAGCGCGAATATATCGAGAGCAGCTTGGGCGACACTCTGAGTAACAAGAAG AAGTGGCCCCCATACAAGGAGCTCGTCCTGTCGCTGCCCTTCTGGTCGCTTATGATGCTCCACTACGGCAGCATGTGGGGTCTGTTCTTCCTGATCACGGCCACGCCCAAGTTCTTGAGCGAGGTCCTGGGCTTCAATCTCTCGTCAGCCGGCTTCCTGTCCAGCCTGCCACATGTGGCACGTCTGCTCTGCGCCTTCGGCTTTGGCGCTGTGGCGGATTGGATACGTCGACGTGGTTGGTTGTCCGTAACCCGTATGCGCAAGGCCTTCTGCCTACCCT CTCACATCTTGCCCGGCGTTATGCTGATTATACTGGCCTACTTTGGTCGCGATCCCTATGTGTGCGTTGCCATTATGACCATTTCGCTGGGCTTCAATGGAGCGGCCACGGCCTCCAATTTGGCCAACTCACAGGATCTGGCGCCCAACTATGCGGGCACGCTGTACGGCATCATCAACTGTGTGGGCACCACGCCCGGAATCTTCTCGCCCCTGATTGTAGCCGCCTTTACAAAGAACGAG AACACAATCGATCAGTGGCACTGGGTGTTCATCATTGGAGCAGCCGCCTACATATTGCCGGCTCTGTTCTTCTGGGTCTTCGGATCGGGCAAGATCCAGAAGTGGAACGAGGTGCAGACCACCGAGTCGCGTGAGGATATTGTCAACACAAAGTTGTAG
- the LOC6530836 gene encoding sodium channel protein Nach: MLSTSCGQYTMIESGKWPSPGKRTSKGGESRKRRKERSMLRTAILATFWEYTERTKLSGMWLMRRNRTYGLSRFIWSSVLLQLLLLSIYLTLLLWLKFYSYPILNTISNDLSITDVAFPGVTICSPKVVNSERVDRYVKTLKIPKEYDIADVIAGFDFLNAFTDQSFEPPGHESYRATDAVLRLNNVTTWEAAMAVSPGCFDYVKRCFWGHTEFQCNQSHEYLSFIPTTAYLGPCCSFNYNPRNASFVPFSANIFGMDGGLTFVGAEGSERNLNTGLIVLVHHPMDYVTEAAASVTITAQSESFVEVSPTVQSSSAEVLELSERKRDCLISGDLELSNYRQAACLLACQTEAIVQKCGCHPYLLPIVGNKFKECNLNDTFCYSANYDNFKSVRCDQCLPNCYDVTYSTLSYKTDLNQHQYSVSRYYSPELLNNDSFVLRVYLAKQVVPVIRKVTVMSWVGLLSDLGGIFNLCLGLSMISVVEFFYYCTYRLYINYQLQKAQQPRKAWQ; encoded by the exons ATGTTGAGTACCAGCTGCGGACAGTACACAATGATAGAGTCGGGAAAGTGGCCATCACCTGGCAAAAGGACCTCCAAAGGCGGTGAGAGCAGGAAGCGTAGAAAGGAACGGAGTATGCTCAGGACGGCCATACTGGCCACATTTTGGGAGTACACGGAGCGGACCAAGTTGAGCGGCATGTGGCTAATGCGGCGGAATCGCACCTACGGCTTGTCCCGGTTCATTTGGTCGTCGGtactgctgcagttgctcctgcTGAGCATCTACCTCACCCTGTTGCTGTGGCTGAAGTTCTACTCGTACCCCATCCTAAACACCATTTCCAATGATCTCTCTATTACGGACGTCGCCTTCCCGGGCGTTACCATCTGCAGCCCAAAAGTGGTCAACTCGGAGCGGGTCGATCGCTATGTTAAGACGCT CAAAATTCCCAAGGAGTACGACATAGCAGATGTGATCGCTGGCTTTGATTTCCTCAACGCCTTCACGGATCAGAGCTTTGAGCCGCCGGGACACGAAAGCTATCGGGCCACCGATGCAGTTCTTCGGCTAAACAACGTGACCACCTGGGAGGCGGCCATGGCCGTCAGTCCGGGATGCTTTGATTACGTGAAGCGCTGCTTCTGGGGCCACACGGAGTTCCAGTGCAACCAGAGCCACGAGTACCTATCGTTCATTCCCACCACTGCGTACCTGGGACCCTGTTGCTCCTTCAACTATAATCCCCGGAACGCCAGCTTCGTGCCCTTCTCGGCCAACATCTTTGGCATGGACGGCGGACTGACCTTTGTGGGTGCGGAGGGCAGTGAGCGGAATTTAAACACTGGCCTTATAGTGCTGGTCCACCATCCCATGGACTATGTGACTGAGGCGGCTGCCTCGGTGACCATTACCGCTCAGTCTGAGAGCTTTGTGGAGGTCTCGCCCACGGTGCAGAGCTCCTCGGCGGAGGTGCTGGAGCTTTCGGAGCGTAAGAGGGACTGCCTCATCTCGGGCGACCTGGAGCTGAGCAATTACCGGCAGGCCGCCTGCCTTCTCGCCTGCCAGACGGAGGCCATCGTCCAGAAGTGCGGCTGCCATCCATATCTGCTGCCCATCGTGGGCAACAAGTTCAAGGAGTGCAATCTCAACGACACCTTCTGCTATTCTGCCAACTATG ATAACTTCAAAAGTGTGCGCTGTGATCAGTGCCTGCCCAATTGCTACGATGTCACCTACTCCACGCTGTCCTACAAAACAGATCTCAACCAGCATCAGTACTCCGTAAGCCGCTACTA TTCTCCGGAGCTGCTAAACAACGACAGTTTCGTTCTCCGGGTCTACTTGGCCAAACAAGTGGTTCCAGTCATCCGGAAAGTGACCGTTATGTCTTGGGTGGGACTTCTAT CGGACTTGGGTGGAATCTTTAACCTCTGTCTGGGTCTAAGTATGATTTCTGTGGTTGAGTTCTTTTATTATTGCACATATCGTCTGTATATCAACTACCAACTGCAGAAGGCTCAGCAACCCAGGAAGGcgtggcaataa
- the LOC6530837 gene encoding 2-hydroxyacyl-CoA lyase 1: MAEVEAVQIIAESLKQQGVEYVFGIIGIPVIELSMAFQAAGLKYIGMRNEQAACYAAQAIGYLTGKPGVCLVVSGPGLLHVTGGMANAQVNCWPLIVIGGATNQDHEGIGGFQECPQVELSRPYCKYAARPATAALIPLHVEKAVRYATYGRPGVAYLDFPGNILQSKAQEARIYKASAHPAPPLAYPPHDDVIRAAKLLRQAKRPLVIVGKGSAYAHAENTLRHFIENTNLPFLPTPMGKGVVSDTAPQCVSSARTLALQKADVVLLLGARLNWILHFGKAPRYDKDVKFIQVDINPEELHNSVVASVAIQADIRPFAEQLFEQMNAVNFRFGYEQDWWKQLAVKCKQNRDTVQKMSLNTETPLNYYAVFHHLRELLPKDTIIVSEGANTMDIGRSMLLNEQPRHRLDAGTFGTMGVGPGFAVAAALFCRDFAPGKRVLCVEGDSAFGFSGMEIETMVRYKLPVTIVIVNNNGIYGGFDKDTFEAIRSEGDLTQITPPSALGVQVRYEEMMKMFGMQGYFCTEIEQLQAAVKAANQLTDRPTIINVAISPSSDRKPQSFNWLTESKL; encoded by the exons ATGGCCGAGGTTGAAGCCGTACAGATAATTGCCGAGTCATTGAAGCAACAG GGCGTGGAGTATGTCTTTGGCATCATCGGCATCCCGGTCATCGAGCTGTCCATGGCCTTCCAGGCCGCCGGACTGAAGTACATCGGTATGCGGAACGAGCAAGCCGCCTGCTACGCTGCCCAGGCCATCGGCTACCTGACCGGCAAGCCGGGAGTCTGCCTGGTTGTGTCCGGACCAGGATTGCTCCATGTTACGG GTGGCATGGCCAACGCCCAGGTGAACTGCTGGCCACTAATCGTAATTGGCGGTGCCACCAACCAGGATCACGAGGGTATCGGAGGCTTCCAGGAGTGCCCGCAGGTCGAGTTGTCCCGTCCGTACTGCAAGTACGCCGCCCGTCCGGCCACTGCTGCTCTAATTCCATTGCATGTGGAAAAGGCGGTGCGCTATGCCACCTATGGACGCCCTGGAGTTGCCTACCTGGACTTCCCCGGCAACATCCTGCAGTCCAAGGCCCAGGAGGCCCGCATCTACAAGGCTTCGGCCCATCCGGCTCCCCCACTTGCCTATCCCCCGCACGATGATGTGATCAGGGCCGCCAAGTTGCTGCGTCAGGCCAAGCGACCCCTGGTGATCGTGGGCAAGGGTTCCGCTTACGCCCATGCCGAGAACACTCTGCGCCACTTCATCGAGAACACTAACCTGCCCTTCCTTCCCACTCCGATGGGCAAGGGCGTTGTGTCCGACACTGCTCCACAGTGCGTGTCCTCCGCTCGCACACTCGCCTTGCAAAAGGCCGATGTGGTGTTGCTCCTGGGCGCACGCCTCAACTGGATTCTTCATTTCGGAAAGGCTCCTCGCTACGACAAGGACGTTAAGTTCATCCAGGTGGACATTAATCCTGAGGAGCTGCATAACTCAGTTGTGGCTTCGGTGGCCATCCAGGCGGACATCCGTCCATTCGCCGAGCAATTGTTCGAACAAATGAACGCTGTTAACTTCCGCTTCGGTTACGAGCAGGATTGGTGGAAGCAGTTGGCCGTGAAGTGCAAGCAGAACCGGGACACTGTGCAAAAGATGTCGTTGAACACGGAGACGCCACTCAACTACTACGCGGTGTTCCACCATCTGCGTGAGCTGCTGCCCAAGGACACGATCATCGTTAGTGAGGGCGCCAACACCATGGACATTGGTCGCTCCATGCTGCTGAACGAGCAGCCGCGTCACCGCCTGGATGCCGGTACCTTTGGCACCATGGGCGTGGGACCTGGATTCGCTGTGGCCGCCGCGCTTTTCTGTCGCGACTTCGCGCCCGGAAAGCGAGTTCTGTGCGTGGAGGGTGACAGCGCCTTCGGATTCTCGGGCATGGAAATTGAGACTATGGTGCGCTATAAGCTTCCCGTCACCATTGTGATTGTGAACAACAATGGCATCTATGGCGGCTTCGACAAGGACACTTTTGAGGCCATTCGCAGTGAGGGCGATCTTACCCAGAT CACACCACCATCGGCATTGGGAGTTCAGGTGCGCTACGAGGAGATGATGAAAATGTTCGGTATGCAGGGCTACTTCTGCACGGAGATCGAACAGCTGCAGGCGGCTGTCAAGGCGGCCAATCAGCTCACCGACAGGCCGACCATCATCAACGTGGCCATCAGCCCGTCATCCGATCGCAAGCCGCAGTCCTTCAACTGGCTCACAGAGTCCAAACTGTAG
- the LOC6530838 gene encoding EF-hand domain-containing family member C2 encodes MMRLPGMPMLPGAQFYDRGKRRHPRQQTLMHYQGIQMLSDRREPELVEPNGIVADPKCPPVPAQINSLWAPKATTKLPPWLAYDKQVLCFNAYFKENLTEVYHAPYQVRKVRIFFYLEDGTMQVTEPKVENSGIPQGCLVHRQRIPKAPPTDREFISIFDLNVDTDVQIFDRVYHISGCDIFTRQFLNRAGIFVPEAQQEPCDPTTEIRKRSGLKQTANTSTALPKKHSFAQFLEFDRRVLKFQGYWNDRSEFGDVRKLDICYYLADDTIDIKEKFPRNSGREGPTTFLKRGKLPKEFSGLPLPGQQTAMTLLNVLGNSMRDVRYVADPLNTGQKEVQHYTDQDLQIGAVLNVFGRSVVLTGCDQFTQSYYRDKYGIQEFCPQPIPERSDVRPYTQGGMASRRLPPYNGWGSHEDSEGNCITVEPKPPQADFKKLFKYDGCILRFGAKLISAIRDNGERDFVISYFLADDTVQIYESSRRNSGFLGGEFLKRARVPLPGQDMFSSSRPEYFRANDFYIGRTMTLKDHIFHIVSADEFTLMYMEQHPSEFHVADIRLIMQKIRDAVRPDYKQFVLRCKPDGDLGDYSTVSFETLRSTLLSYLSKDRLLNHEIVTVCRFFSAEQAMPPSCDRNRVRAAAQLELKRALWNGVDQLNDHLSHINPACKPYISEGQVRSTLRGCRLPFSLELVEDILMVLQRNGQNEIEVRDFLAFFNMRNDQVPDIAPLNIAFELCPKLPFLHKGRLVDFTWFLDYLGIEEELKRANN; translated from the exons ATGATGCGACTACCGGGAATGCCCATGCTGCCAGGTGCGCAGTTCTACGAT CGTGGCAAGCGTCGCCATCCACGACAGCAAACGCTGATGCACTACCAGGGCATCCAGATGCTGTCAGACCGCCGGGAGCCGGAACTGGTGGAGCCCAATGGCATTGTGGCCGATCCCAAGTGTCCGCCCGTGCCCGCCCAGATCAATAGCCTGTGGGCACCGAAGGCCACCACCAAGCTGCCACCCTGGCTGGCCTACGACAAGCAGGTGTTGTGCTTCAACGCCTACTTCAAGGAGAACCTGACGGAGGTCTACCACGCTCCCTACCAGGTGCGCAAGGTGAGGATCTTCTTCTACCTGGAGGATGGCACCATGCAGGTCACCGAGCCCAAGGTGGAGAACTCCGGCATACCGCAGGGCTGCCTAGTGCACCGCCAGCGCATCCCGAAAGCTCCACCCACTGACCGCGAGTTCATCTCCATCTTCGACCTGAACGTGGACACGGATGTGCAGATCTTCGATCGGGTTTATCACATCAGTGGATGTGACATCTTCACGCGACAATTCCTCAATCGAGCCGGCATCTTCGTGCCTGAGGCCCAGCAGGAACCATG TGATCCCACAACAGAGATCCGAAAGCGTTCAGGCTTAAAGCAAACGGCTAACACCAGCACTGCTCTGCCCAAGAAACATTCGTTTGCCCAGTTCCTGGAATTCGACAGGCGAGTACTTAAGTTTCAGGGATATTGGAACGATCGCAGTGAGTTTGGCGACGTGCGAAAGCTGGATATCTGCTACTATCTGGCCGATGACACCATTGACataaaggagaaatttccacgAAATTCGGGGCGAGAAGGACCCACGACTTTTCTGAAGCGAGGCAAGTTGCCAAAGGAGTTCTCTGGACTGCCATTGCCCGGCCAACAAACGGCAATGACATTGCTAAATGTCCTGGGAAACAGTATGCGCGATGTGCGTTACGTAGCCGACCCGTTGAACACCGGGCAAAAAGAGGTGCAACATTACACCGATCAGGATCTGCAGATAGGCGCAGTCCTAAATGTTTTCGGGAGATCTGTCGTACTTACTGGCTGCGATCAGTTTACACAAAGCTACTACCGAGATAAG TACGGCATCCAAGAGTTCTGCCCGCAACCGATTCCGGAGCGCAGTGATGTTCGACCGTACACTCAAGGTGGCATGGCATCCCGCCGATTGCCACCATACAATGGCTGGGGTAGCCACGAGGATTCCGAGGGCAACTGCATCACCGTGGAGCCCAAACCGCCACAGGCCGACTTCAAGAAGCTCTTCAAGTACGACGGCTGCATCCTGCGCTTTGGGGCCAAGCTCATCTCGGCCATTCGGGACAATGGGGAGCGCGACTTTGTCATCAGCTATTTCCTGGCCGATGACACGGTGCAAATCTATGAGTCGTCACGTCGAAATTCCGGCTTTCTTGGTGGCGAATTTCTTAAAAGGGCACGTGTACCACTGCCGGGTCAGGATATGTTTAGCTCCTCAAGACCCGAGTACTTCCGCGCCAATGACTTCTATATTGGACGCACGATGACGCTTAAAGATCACATTTTCCACATTGTTTCCGCTGATGAATTTACGCTGATGTACATGGAGCAACATCCCAGCGAG TTCCACGTAGCAGACATACGACTAATCATGCAGAAGATCCGCGATGCAGTGCGTCCGGATTACAAGCAGTTCGTGCTGCGCTGCAAACCGGATGGCGACCTCGGTGACTACTCAACAGTTAGCTTCGAAACGCTGCGCTCGACTCTCCTGTCGTATCTGTCCAAGGATCGCCTGCTCAACCATGAAATTGTGACCGTGTGTCGCTTCTTCTCGGCTGAACAGGCAATGCCTCCCAGCTGCGACAGGAATCGAGTGCGTGCCGCCGCCCAACTGGAGCTGAAACGAGCTTTGTGGAACGGCGTGGATCAGCTAAACGATCACCTCAGCCACATTAATCCGGCATGCAAGCCGTACATTAGCGAGGGTCAGGTAAGGTCTACTTTGCGAGGCTGCCGGCTGCCCTTCAGCTTGGAGCTGGTGGAGGACATACTGATGGTGCTGCAGCGCAACGGACAAAACGAGATTGAGGTGCGCGACTTCCTCGCCTTCTTCAACATGCGCAACGACCAAGTGCCCGACATTGCTCCTCTCAACATTGCCTTTGAGCTCTGCCCCAAGTTGCCATTCCTGCACAAAGGCCGCCTAGTGGACTTCACATGGTTTTTAGACTACCTGGGCATAGAGGAAGAGCTAAAGCGAGCCAACAATTAA
- the LOC6530839 gene encoding uncharacterized protein LOC6530839 codes for MNLLRNIILLLFTLVAASALEANLTSWRHHRRQKRFLIYQNGGVVKFVSGCAFPVPFMEKKVWRQLVWLMNFHYQFNEPQTPIYWWKLWDGSRNLKGPLTQPAPPTIPARLLVDEPQLLLFKFAEGYMNQLGQNGSACLERLICENGQVDEHSGLYAQLLHRLLRPHRTLDGRYLDAFRMGRHGVDCRKAFPEAQHCVLDDYIHLHERGPKQSFL; via the exons ATGAACCTGTT AAGGAACATTATACTGCTCCTGTTCACTCTGGTGGCTGCGAGTGCTTTGGAGGCCAATCTCACTTCGTGGCGACATCACAGACGGCAAAAGCGTTTCCTGATCTATCAGAATGGCGGTGTAGTCAAG TTTGTTTCGGGTTGTGCATTTCCGGTTCCGTTTATGGAGAAAAAAGTGTGGCGCCAGTTGGTTTGGCTGATGAACTTCCACTATCAGTTCAATGAGCCGCAAACTCCAATCTACTGGTGGAAACTTTGGGATGGTTCCCGAAATCTCAAGGGACCTTTGACCCAACCAGCTCCTCCAACGATTCCAGCGCGCCTCTTGGTGGATGAACCGCAGCTGTTGCTCTTCAAGTTCGCCGAGGGCTATATGAATCAGTTGGGTCAAAATGGTAGTGCCTGTCTGGAACGTTTAATCTGCGAGAATGGTCAGGTGGATGAGCATAGTGGACTCTACGCCCAGCTGCTACACAGGCTGTTAAG ACCTCATCGAACGCTGGACGGGAGGTATTTGGATGCCTTCAGGATGGGTCGTCATGGCGTTGACTGTCGAAAAGCCTTTCCAGAGGCCCAGCACTGCGTTTTGGACGACTACATACACCTCCATGAGCGAGGACCGAAACAGAGTTTTCTTTAG